One Phaseolus vulgaris cultivar G19833 chromosome 4, P. vulgaris v2.0, whole genome shotgun sequence DNA window includes the following coding sequences:
- the LOC137836668 gene encoding U-box domain-containing protein 3 encodes MAKEVVESLWNGGEESQIQAALELCRFSSRQRQKLEESRVMVPLVSMLHSENYEAIEAALCALLSLSFGCERNKIRIIKSGALPVLLSLLHGDSQRVAQLTLAAMLTLSSCKANKVAIASSGAVQLLAEFVNSNCSTQSQLDAIATLHNLATCQEIVPLIVSSGVMLSLLELIHTSVKSTPLVEKAIGLLENLMSSSESALCEAASTMGAIRILVETVEDGSSLSKEHAVCILLLVCQSCREKYRGLILTEGVMPGLLQLSVDGTWRAKSMARELLLLLRDCSNYSSRCKQINHEQIERIMDEIEAEGETFADTTLRLVEEMIAKLHA; translated from the exons ATGGCAAAAGAGGTTGTTGAAAGCCTTTGGAATGGTGGTGAAGAATCTCAAATTCAAGCAGCTTTGGAGCTTTGTAGATTCAGCAGTAGGCAGAGGCAAAAGCTGGAGGAAAGTAGAGTCATGGTTCCTCTTGTTTCCATGCTTcattctgaaaactatgaagCAATAGAAGCTGCTCTCTGTGCTTTGCTCAGTCTTTCCTTTGGCTGTGAGAG AAACAAGATTCGGATCATCAAATCTGGAGCTTTGCCAGTTCTGCTGAGTCTCCTCCATGGTGATAGCCAGAGAGTGGCACAGTTGACTTTGGCAGCCATGCTAACTCTCTCCTCTTGCAAAGCAAATAAGGTAGCAATTGCTTCTTCTGGGGCTGTTCAACTCTTGGCTGAGTTTGTGAACAGCAATTGTAGCACTCAGTCTCAGCTTGATGCTATTGCTACTCTACACAATCTTGCAACCTGCCAAGAGATTGTTCCATTGATTGTCTCTTCTGGGGTTATGCTCTCTTTGCTTGAACTGATCCATACCTCAGTAAAATCAACTCCATTGGTTGAGAAAGCAATTGGGTTGCTAGAAAACCTCATGTCTTCATCAGAGAGTGCACTATGTGAGGCTGCTAGTACTATGGGAGCAATCAGGATACTGGTTGAGACTGTTGAAGATGGTTCTTCACTGAGCAAAGAGCATGCAGTGTGCATACTTCTCCTTGTATGCCAGAGCTGCAGAGAGAAGTATAGAGGGTTGATTTTGACAGAGGGAGTGATGCCAGGGTTGCTTCAGTTAAGTGTGGATGGAACTTGGAGAGCCAAATCCATGGCTAGAGAACTGTTGTTGCTTCTGAGGGACTGCTCCAATTATAGCTCAAGATGTAAACAGATTAATCATGAGCAGATAGAAAGGATAATGGATGAAATTGAAGCAGAAGGAGAGACATTTGCAGATACTACTTTGAGGCTAGTAGAGGAGATGATTGCAAAGCTCCATGCTTAG
- the LOC137836663 gene encoding alkane hydroxylase MAH1-like has translation MHQHFPILDMAMFLLYAPILASFLCSLYFFHRRRSCIHPLLRDYFILGMLPPLLFNLWRIHDFITDVLKKNGGTGEFKGPWFTKMNYFLTCDSLNVQHMLSKRFDNYIKGPAFREIFEPFGDGVVTADSETWKYFRTVLHSLIRQRRFEVFVDQTVQKKVHTSLLPILDHAEQEGRVVDLQDIFNRFTFDNMCSTIVGHDPQCLSLDFPEVAIERAFNESEESIFYRHIVPRSVWRFQKWLQIGQEKKMTEACRTFDEFIYSRIASKREEMSKCSREEMEEAPFDLVSALMMTEERGRVHDDKFLRDAAFNFFVAGRETMTSALTWLFWLIGNDPLVEGKIVEEIKEKFRNEKEVIGMEEVKKLVYLHGALCEALRLFPPVPIERKQAVKADTLPSGHRVNGNTMIMFSLYAMGRCEEIWGKDCMEFKPERWISERGEIVYAPPYKFIAFNAGPRICLGKDLAFLQMKMVAAAILRSYRFKVVEGHVATPSHSIVLLMNNGLKATITKRQLL, from the coding sequence ATGCACCAACACTTTCCAATTCTGGATATGGCCATGTTTCTTCTCTATGCACCCATATTAGCATCATTCCTCTGCTCTCTGTACTTCTTTCATCGCAGAAGAAGCTGCATACACCCTCTTTTGAGAGATTACTTCATCCTTGGCATGCTACCACCATTGCTCTTCAACTTGTGGAGGATCCATGATTTTATCACTGATGTGCTGAAGAAAAATGGTGGCACTGGGGAGTTCAAAGGGCCATGGTTCACCAAAATGAACTATTTCCTCACTTGTGACTCCCTCAATGTGCAACACATGCTCAGCAAGCGCTTCGACAACTACATCAAGGGACCTGCGTTTCGTGAGATTTTCGAACCCTTTGGAGATGGGGTTGTCACTGCCGATTCAGAAACATGGAAGTACTTCAGAACCGTTCTCCATTCTTTGATCAGGCAAAGAAGGTTCGAAGTGTTTGTCGATCAAACAGTTCAGAAGAAGGTGCACACAAGCCTGCTTCCAATATTGGATCATGCAGAGCAAGAAGGAAGAGTGGTGGATCTTCAAGATATCTTCAACCGATTCACCTTCGATAACATGTGTTCCACAATTGTAGGGCATGATCCTCAGTGTCTTTCCCTTGACTTTCCCGAAGTGGCCATCGAAAGGGCTTTTAACGAGTCTGAAGAGTCGATATTCTACAGACACATAGTGCCAAGAAGTGTTTGGAGGTTTCAGAAATGGCTGCAGATTGGTCAAGAGAAGAAGATGACAGAAGCATGCAGAACATTTGACGAGTTCATATATTCACGGATAGCATCAAAGAGAGAAGAGATGAGTAAGTGCAGCAGAGAAGAAATGGAGGAAGCTCCATTTGACTTGGTGAGTGCTTTGATGATGACAGAAGAGAGAGGAAGAGTGCATGACGATAAGTTTCTGAGGGATGCTGCGTTTAACTTCTTTGTAGCGGGAAGAGAAACCATGACTTCAGCTCTAACATGGTTGTTTTGGCTTATTGGTAACGACCCTTTGGTGGAAGGGAAGATTGTTGAAGAGATAAAAGAGAAGTTTAGGAATGAGAAAGAAGTGATAGGCATGGAGGAGGTGAAGAAGCTGGTTTATCTGCATGGTGCTTTGTGTGAAGCTCTGAGACTTTTCCCTCCGGTACCTATCGAACGGAAGCAAGCAGTTAAAGCTGATACGCTTCCAAGTGGGCACAGAGTGAATGGCAATACAATGATAATGTTTTCATTGTATGCAATGGGAAGGTGTGAAGAGATATGGGGAAAAGATTGCATGGAGTTCAAACCAGAGAGATGGATTTCTGAGAGAGGAGAAATAGTTTATGCACCACCTTACAAATTCATTGCTTTTAATGCAGGACCAAGAATCTGTTTGGGAAAAGACTTGGCCTTTCTGCAgatgaagatggttgctgctgCTATTTTGCGCAGCTACCGTTTCAAAGTGGTGGAAGGTCATGTTGCAACTCCCTCCCATTCCATTGTTCTTCTCATGAACAATGGTTTGAAAGCTACCATAACCAAAAGACAGCTTCTTTGA
- the LOC137836667 gene encoding altered inheritance of mitochondria protein 32-like, giving the protein MRFAYITARICYAPILSRCNRRFSTMASPVAVADDAKNGFSRPEMYKENLAGTVDAYDRHVFLCYKNHAVWPPRIEASDADPLPKRLAGVWKARKNDIAVKTKITVCEAREEVGFADGDVLIFPDMIKYKGLEESNIEGFFDDVIVSGKEWSGGGEKSVLRGSHIFVCAHGSRDVRCGVCGPVLMDKLNEEIDVRGLKDQIAVVACSHVGGHKYAGNVIIFSPGPDGKITGHWYGYVTPDDVPALLDRQIAKGEVIQKLWRGQMGPPVAEVKVADDHKLANGDYNNENVGGCCQGVNGVSCCRSPSFEQNKQDIDNKSAEASKRQGSNISCSWPSLQKRDILTASAVLGALAAVAVAYRFYRRSS; this is encoded by the exons ATGCGGTTCGCCTATATAACTGCCAGAATCTGTTACGCTCCCATTCTCTCTCGCTGTAACCGTCGCTTCTCTACCATGGCTTCTCCCGTTGCCGTCGCCGACGACGCCAAAAACGGCTTCTCTCGCCCGGAGATGTACAAGGAGAATCTCGCCGGTACCGTCGACGCCTACGACCGCCACGTGTTCCTCTGCTACAAGAACCACGCCGTCTGGCCGCCTCGCATCGAGGCCTCCGACGCCGATCCTCTTCCCAAACGCCTCGCCGGTGTCTGGAAAGCTCGCAAAAACGACATCGCCGTCAAG ACGAAAATAACGGTGTGCGAGGCGCGTGAGGAGGTGGGTTTCGCCGACGGTGACGTGTTGATTTTCCCCGACATGATCAAATACAA GGGTTTGGAGGAATCGAATATCGAAGGCTTTTTCGATGATGTGATAGTGAGTGGTAAAGAGTGGAGTGGTGGTGGAGAGAAGAGTGTGTTGAGGGGTTCGCATATTTTTGTGTGTGCTCATGGAAGTCGTGATGTTCGGTGCGGTGTTTGTGGACCAGTTCTAATGGATAAGCTCAATGAGGAAATTGATGTGAGGGGATTGAAGGATCAGATAGCTGTTGTGGCTTGTTCTCATGTTGGGGGCCATAAGTATGCTGGCAATGTCATCATATTCTCTCCAGGACCAGATGGAAAAATTACGGGTCATTG GTATGGCTATGTTACTCCAGATGACGTACCTGCCTTGTTGGACCGACAAATTGCCAAAGGAGAGGTCATACAAAAACTGTGGAG GGGCCAAATGGGACCACCTGTTGCCGAAGTCAAGGTAGCAGATGACCACAAACTTGCTAATGGAGACTATAACAACGAAAATGTAGGAGGATGCTGTCAAGGTGTTAATGGGGTTTCTTGCTGCAGAAGTCCAAGCTTTGAGCAAAACAAACAAGACATTGATAATAAAAGCGCAGAAGCATCTAAAAGGCAGGGGAGCAACATAAGTTGTAGTTGGCCTTCATTACAGAAGCGTGACATTCTTACAGCTTCTGCTGTACTTGGAGCTTTGGCAGCTGTTGCTGTAGCTTACCGATTTTACAGAAGGTCAAGCTGA
- the LOC137836665 gene encoding protein kinase PVPK-1 → MESSVNGVDSLSEVQNSVSGVHHHDPLPSGTPLPSRPPLRASRNYDGGHQTKAIHHHNSHVINQKHSHQEGKNLKQEGLPTKLSSKQPPLDDSKGCEPNGVLESEKKRVVDNHGKNYSQPEATFCASPQNSFYSATVYSEAKESFTNTEVSECASVDKSCESEVANSSDFNESRKTSICRASTGSDASDESSTSSLSSVLYKPHKANDIRWEAIQAVRTRDGMLEMRHFRLLKKLGCGDIGSVYLAELSGTRTSFAMKVMNKTELANRKKLLRAQTEREILQSLDHPFLPTLYTHFETEIFSCLVMEFCPGGDLHALRQRQPGKYFSEHAVRFYVAEVLLSLEYLHMLGIIYRDLKPENVLVREDGHIMLSDFDLSLRCSVSPTLVKSSNNLQTKSSGYCVQPSCIEPTCVMQPDCIKPSCFTPRFLSGKSKKDKKSKPKNDMHNQVTPLPELIAEPTNARSMSFVGTHEYLAPEIIKGEGHGSAVDWWTFGIFLYELLFGRTPFKGSANRATLFNVIGQPLRFPESPTVSFAARDLIRGLLVKEPQHRLAYRRGATEIKQHPFFQNVNWALIRCATPPEVPRQVINLPQTEKDLGVKPSGNYLDIDFF, encoded by the exons GAGGTTCAGAATTCAGTTTCTGGGGTACATCATCATGACCCTCTTCCTTCTGGGACTCCCCTACCTTCGCGGCCTCCTTTGAGAGCATCTAGAAACTATGATGGTGGTCATCAAACTAAGGCCATCCACCATCACAACAGCCATGTAATTAATCAAAAGCATTCCCATCAAGAGGGCAAAAACTTGAAGCAAGAAGGGTTGCCAACAAAATTGTCCAGCAAGCAGCCACCACTTGATGATTCCAAGGGTTGTGAGCCAAATGGTGTGTTAGAATCTGAGAAGAAACGTGTAGTTGATAATCATGGAAAGAACTACTCTCAGCCAGAGGCTACTTTCTGTGCAAGTCCTCAGAATAGTTTCTATTCAGCCACTGTTTACTCAGAAGCCAAAGAGAGTTTCACCAACACCGAAGTCAGCGAGTGTGCTAGTGTTGACAAGTCATGTGAGAGTGAAGTGGCGAATTCCAGTGATTTTAATGAGAGCAGGAAGACAAGCATATGTAGAGCAAGTACTGGCAGTGATGCTAGTGATGAGAGCAGCACCAGTAGTTTGAGCAGTGTTTTGTATAAACCTCACAAGGCAAATGACATAAGATGGGAAGCGATTCAAGCGGTTCGAACCAGAGATGGGATGTTGGAAATGAGGCATTTCAGGTTGTTGAAGAAATTGGGGTGTGGAGACATAGGGAGTGTGTATCTAGCTGAACTGAGTGGCACAAGAACTTCTTTTGCCATGAAGGTCATGAACAAGACCGAGCTGGCAAACCGCAAGAAGCTCCTAAGGGCTCAGACAGAGAGAGAGATATTGCAGTCCTTAGATCATCCTTTTCTACCCACATTGTATACACACTTTGAGACAGAAATTTTTTCCTGCTTGGTAATGGAGTTCTGCCCTGGTGGGGACCTGCATGCCCTCAGGCAAAGACAACCAGGGAAGTATTTTTCAGAGCATGCCGTCAG GTTTTATGTGGCAGAAGTTCTCCTTTCTTTGGAGTACTTGCACATGCTTGGGATCATCTACAGAGACCTCAAACCTGAGAATGTGTTGGTGAGAGAAGATGGTCACATAATGCTTTCAGACTTTGATCTCTCTCTAAGGTGCAGTGTCAGTCCAACTCTAGTGAAGTCATCAAACAACTTGCAGACCAAAAGCTCAGGATACTGCGTTCAGCCTTCCTGCATTGAGCCAACATGTGTGATGCAGCCGGACTGCATTAAACCGTCGTGCTTCACGCCGCGCTTTTTGTCCGGAAAATCCAAGAAAGACAAAAAGTCCAAACCAAAGAATGACATGCATAACCAGGTGACCCCTCTTCCTGAGCTGATTGCCGAGCCAACAAATGCAAGGTCAATGTCCTTTGTTGGAACACACGAGTACTTGGCACCAGAGATCATCAAGGGTGAAGGGCATGGAAGTGCTGTGGACTGGTGGACATTTGGGATATTCCTGTATGAACTTCTGTTTGGTAGAACACCCTTCAAAGGTTCAGCCAATCGTGCAACTCTGTTCAATGTAATTGGTCAGCCTCTAAGGTTTCCAGAATCTCCAACTGTTAGCTTTGCTGCCAGGGACTTGATCAGAGGGTTGCTTGTGAAAGAGCCTCAGCATCGTCTCGCCTACAGACGTGGTGCCACAGAGATCAAACAACATCCATTCTTTCAGAATGTTAACTGGGCACTCATCCGTTGTGCCACTCCTCCAGAGGTTCCAAGGCAAGTTATCAATCTTCCTCAAACAGAGAAAGATCTTGGTGTGAAACCTTCTGGTAATTATTTAGACATTGATTTCTTTTGA
- the LOC137836357 gene encoding methyl-CpG-binding domain-containing protein 6-like — MSASQNNNIVAMSCSREDSDVEEVLPVVPVQRKDIVNTVQSKPFPSTQLHVGSSSHFKLPHGWIVEEKPRPSNPAHFDRYFYEPFTGRKFRSLSSVRKHLAQEAGDHDVTGRMIPNATNTNTNPSEYGKGQQLEEKASIAIPKWWEVKSDTGEKKVRGPRSCSSCRNRANKPAESAGKKPMKVDNQKGKSSSEKNETPVHNLIGPPPEKVSWVLSSREGFWNPYVDGVAVSEAERLKWAEAFVLSIRASEY; from the exons ATGTCGGCGTCCCAAAACAACAACATCGTAGCTATGTCTTGCAGCAGAGAAGACTCAGATGTAGAAGAGGTGCTTCCAGTTGTTCCAGTTCAGAGAAAAGACATTGTCAACACTGTTCAAAGCAAACCCTTCCCTTCAACTCAGCTGCATGTTGGTAGTTCATCACATTTCAAGCTTCCTCATGGTTGGATTGTGgaggaaaaacctcgtccctctAACCCTGCTCATTTTGATAGG TATTTCTATGAACCTTTCACCGGAAGGAAGTTTCGTTCTTTATCATCTGTTCGGAAACATCTAGCACAAGAAGCAGGAGATCATGATGTTACTGGAAGAATGATACCAAATGCTACAAACACAAACACT AATCCTTCTGAGTATGGGAAAGGACAACAATTGGAAGAAAAAGCAAGTATAGCAATACCCAAG TGGTGGGAAGTGAAATCAGACACAGGAGAGAAAAAAGTTCGTGGTCCAAGAAGTTGTTCTAGTTGTCGAAATCGTGCTAACAAACCTGCTGAATCTGCTGGG AAGAAACCTATGAAGGTGGATAATCAGAAAGGAAAAAGCAGCTCAGAGAAGAATGAGACTCCGGTACATAACTTGATTGGACCACCACCAGAGAAAGTTAGCTGGGTTCTGTCTAGTCGTGAGGGCTTCTGGAACCCTTACGTTGATGGTGTGGCTGTTTCAGAAGCTGAAAGGCTGAAATGGGCAGAAGCCTTTGTACTCTCCATCCGAGCTAGTGAATATTAA